The genomic segment TGTTATTGGAGAGTCTTGAATGGCCTGAGGTATCGGTCTAGATGGGCAGCTGCTAATCTTACTTTGGTTGATGGTTATAGATATGAGTTAGAAATGCCAACAAAGACTTTGATGATTTTACAGAAAGAGCACACAGCGATTACTCCAACGTTTTAGAATTTGCGGTTTATAACAGAGGATTGCTTAGATAGATAATGATGAAGCACGGGCTTTAAGGACTCTCAACTGAATGGTGGCATTTTGATTTTAAAGGATGGTAAGATGATACCAAGTTTCCTCCAGTAGATGTTTCTTTTGATAATTTGTGATAACTTCCACGCCTTTATTCATCATAATCATCGTATAAAAATTAGTTTTTCACTTCAAAAAAGATCCGAATGAGAACCTGTTCTTGCAAAGATAATTTCCGTTTCTGTCTTTTTATAGACCAGTAGCCAATCAGGCTCAATGTGGCATTCCCAGTAACCCACATAATCACCCTTTAGCTTATGATTGCGATTTTTTGGTGGCAGCGGTTCTTCAAAAGTTAAAAGCCTCATCACTTCTTTGAGTTTCTCTATATCCTTGCCTCGTTTCTTTGTTTTGGCTACTTCCTTTTCAAACAGGCGTAGATGAATAGGTTTAAGCATCTAGATACCGAGTTTTTTGAAGAGATCATCGATATTGTCGCTTTCAACTAGATTTTCGCCCGTCTCAATTTGTTTTATAGCTTCAAGGGTCTCAGCATTTGGAGTGTTGGTACTATAAAGATGTTCGTGTATCCATCCAATAATGATCTCCCGCATGCTTTTACCTAAAACTGCGGCAAGAGCTTTAAGCCTTTTATGATCTTCTTCCGGAACGTCTATAGTCATTCTGGACATATGACCTTTTGCAGACATAATTCCCCTCCATCGTTCTTTATTTTTAAAATACCAGAAATAAAGAAATAAGGAAACAAAAACATGAAAAGTCGCGAAAAATTTTTAATGGCTTACTGGGCAACCAGGCACGCACGGAGGTCATGCATAGCATAAGGAATTGATTGCGCGGTTCACTGACATGCAGATTTTCCCAACAAAATCCCGCAGAGTTCAATAGCCTTTTGGTTTTAAATCCTTTGCCGCTATTACGCCTAGCGGCTGAATAATATTGGGTATGTCGGTGTTCTCCCGCCCTCATCACCCGTCGGCCCCTGGTTCAACTCCAGGTTGTCCTACTTTTTTACCAGTACTCATGCGCGCTTTTGAGCAAGACTGAGGTTGAAACAATAAAGCAAGGTATCCCATGTTCGAGAAAACATGCGACGCAAAAGCTAGGACGAATAACCATTAACCGCGTAGGCAAGCCGGCTAGGGCAAACTGTCCATGCCGGCTACAAGGTGGAAAGCCAACTGGGGCTAAGATAACAGAAGGATCAGCTATTCAGAGAAAAGCTTCATGGAAGCATGGAATGCGTCCTAAGGCCATCCTAGAAGGAAGAAGAGCTTTTCTTGAATATATTCTTTCAAGAGAAAGTTTCATTGACGGCCTTTGGTAGTTATTTAAAGAGATTAGAATACGTTCCGGTTCTTTCAAAATGATCTCTTCCTCAGTTTTGAGATAAACAAGCAATCAGCCAGGCTCAATATGACATTCCCACTGCCCTTTAAACTTTCCAAAGAGTCTGTGTTTTCTGTATTTTGGTCTGAGAGGTTTTCGCGAGCAAGCTTCTCAGCTACTTCGAAGAATTTTTTCATGTCTTTTCCTCGTTTTTCTTGTTGATGCAATTCTTTTTTGAATTGGTTGCGATAAGAAATTTTGAGCATTTATTTGAGACCAAGCTTATCAATAAAGTCATTGAAGTTCTTGCAACGCACTAAATCTTTTCCTTCATCCGTTTCTTTAAAGGCTTTTAATGTCTTATCGTTTGGTTCATTATCACTAAGCAAATGATCTCTAAGACAACTAAGAATAAGGTCTTTAAGAGTGACTCCCATAAAAGCTGCCATAGCTTTAAGTCTCTTATGCTCTTCATAGGGCATATCTATGGTCATTCTTGCATGTTCGTGATGATGTTGCTGTGCAGTCATACCTTCCCTCCTTTCCTGTAGTTTAGCACA from the Neochlamydia sp. AcF84 genome contains:
- a CDS encoding type II toxin-antitoxin system YafQ family toxin, which produces MLKPIHLRLFEKEVAKTKKRGKDIEKLKEVMRLLTFEEPLPPKNRNHKLKGDYVGYWECHIEPDWLLVYKKTETEIIFARTGSHSDLF